A segment of the Synechococcus sp. CBW1002 genome:
CACCGCACCGCCTGGGCCTTCATGCGGTCCATCAGGTCCGGGCCGAGGATGCCGTCCGGAAAGCCTGGGAAGTTTTCCACGTGGGTGGTGGTCATCAGCTGACCACCGGGAATGCCGCCGTCCTGGAAGCCGGTGATCAGCACCGGGCTGAGGTTGGCGCGAGCGGCATAGATGGCTGCGGTGTAACCGGCGGGCCCGGAGCCCACGATCACGAGGTTCTCCGGAGAGGGACTCAGCGACGACTCTGCCCCTGGAGACGGTGCGTCCACGGACGGCGGCGTTCCCATCGGCTTAGGCGGAATGACTATGAGTTGAGCCTAGGGGATGGCTGAGCAGGTCGTGGCGATGCTGGCCAGAGACCGATCAGATCTCGAGCAGGCCGTCGGTTTCGGGGTGCTGACCTTCACCCAGCCGGCGCGGCACCATCAGCACATTGGCCTCGAGCATTTCAGGATGTTCCTCAAGGCAGAGGAGCCACTCGCGGAACTCCTCGTTCAGGGCAAAACTGTCTTCGTACTGTTCAAGGGCGTCAAGCGTGGCCCGTCGCGCGAGGGCCCAGCAGACGGCCACCGTTAGGCGTCGATGCACCGAGGCGTCCATGGATTGATGGGCGGATGCGCACACGCTGCCGGTCCATCGGCTGGTTCGTGGTGTCGGTTGACACAACGTTGTAGATCAAGCCACACCAGCTCTATCACAAAACTGCATGTCAAGCACTACGACGCAAAAAATCGGGAAGCTGGGGGCCGCCCAGCCGGATCACGTCCCCAGCCCGATCGCGCAGGGCCTGCAGCGGCAGACCGGTTGAGGGCATCGAGCCGGCGGATTCCGGAGCCTGTTCGCTGATGCGGCTGCGGATCAGATAGGGCTCGCTCAGCGACCAGCTGCGGGCGTAGCACATCAGCAGGGGGTCGGCCGGCGCGAACACGTAGGAGCACTGGCGCGGCACCGGCTCAAGGGCGGCACGGCTGCCATCCATGCGCACCGCCCGGGTGATCCCCTGCAGGAAACGGGTGCGGGTCACCACCGTGGTGAGGTAGGCCACCACCCGCAGCCGCGGCGCATCAAAACCCTCGGCGCACATATCGATGCTCACCAGCCAGCGGCCTTCGCCGCGCTGAAAAGCCTGCAGGCGATCGTTGGCCTCGGGATCCTGCGAGTGCACCAGCTGCACCCGGTCGCCCTCCTCCTCCAGCAACCCGGTGATCCGGCGGGCGTGGGCGATGTCGCGGGCGATCACCAGGCCGCCCGCCTCGGGATGCTCCTGACGCACCTCCTCCAGTTTGCGCCGGGCCCGGATCAGCAGATGCAGGGCAATACTGCTGGAATCCCCCAGTTGGATGGCGCGCCGCAGGTTGCGGGCCCGCCAGCTCTCCCGTTCTTCAGCCGAGAGGGGTGAGGTTTCGCCATCGGGATCATCAGGGCGGCGGCCGTGATCCACGCAGCCGTCCTGGAAGCGGAATTCGAGGGGGCGCACATCACCGGCCGCGATCAGCTCCTGTGGTTCGACGCTGAGGTCGGGCACGATCCGTTCCACCGTCGTGTCGCCTTCGGTGGCCTGCACCCGGCGGGCGGCACAGAAGGCGAGGTTGTCGGCGCGGAACGGAGTGCCGGTGAGCCCCAGCCGCAGGCCGGCTGTGGCGGTGAGCCGGCTGAAGGCATGACCCCAGGCGCTGGCCTCCGGCTCGTCTGGATCGAGCCCGAGATGGTGCACCTCATCGGCGATCGCCATCCAGGCTCCCAGGCCTGGATCCGCCAGCAGAGCCGCCAGCCGTTCGCTGTGGCGACTTGCGCTCTGATAGGTGATCAGCAGACCGTGGCTGTCGGCGCTCCGCTGCGGCTGCTCGGGTTCCCAGAGGGCCAGGCGCAGCCCCAGACGGGCCGAGGAGGCCTGCCACTGGCCGCCGATGGAACTGCGGTGGCAGAACACCACGAAGCGGCTCAGGTGGCCGTCCCGATGCAGCCGCTGAAAGCCAAGCAGGGCACCCAGCGTCTTGCCGGCGCCGGGACCGGCGTTGATCAGCACGTCGTGGCCGTTGGGGTGAGGCTGCAGCAGGCGGCGACGCAGCAGCTGCAGCAACAGCACCTGCCACTGGCGGGGCTGCACCGCAGAGCCGGCCAGGCTGCCCGGTTCCGGCCCCAGATCGAACGACGGCGAATTCATCGCCCGATTCTGCTGCCGTCGCGCTGGATCTTGAGCAATGGTTCCTATAGGTTTCCGGTCAGATCTGCCTATGTTCCGGCCAGGCGGGGCTCTGGTCTGCTTCGAGTCGCTCGTCTCCGTTCTGCCCTGGCGTCATGCCTGAACCCTCGCCTTTCTTCCCCGCTTGCCGGCGCCGGGACCGGCGTTGATCAGCACGTCGTGGCCGTTGGGGTGAGGCTGCAGCAGGCGGCGACGCAGCAGCTGCAGCAACAGCACCTGCCACTGGCGGGGCTGCACCGCAGAGCCGGCCAGGCTGCCCGGTTCCGGCCCCAGATCGAACGACGGCGAATTCATCGCCCGATTCTGCTGCCGTCGCGCTGGATCTTGAGCAATGGTTCCTATAGGTTTCCGGTCAGATCTGCCTATGTTCCGGCCAGGCGGGGCTCTGGTCTGCTTCGAGTCGCTCGTCTCCGTTCTGCCCTGGCGTCATGCCTGAACCCTCGCCTTTCTTCCCCGCCGAGCAGAAGGCCGTGCTGGAGCGCTGCTGGCGGCTTGAGTGCGACATCGATCCGATGATCCTGCGGGCCCGCATGCTGCGGCACCAGGGCTGGCCGTGCCAGGCGCTCTGCCTGGAACAGGAGCTGCTTCCGCTCTTCTGAGCCCCTGCGTCGCGTGTGGCGCGATTGTGGACCCCGTTGGTGGGCGACTCCACACAGCGGGCTGCCATCACAGCACCTGGGTCTCCTTAATGGAAGGGCAGGCCTTTGCTGAGGCTCCATTGACGAGGTTGTTGGTGCCGCGTGAGCGGCAGGCCGGTGAGTGTCGGGTGGCGGCAACGCCCGAGACCGTCCGCCG
Coding sequences within it:
- a CDS encoding DEAD/DEAH box helicase codes for the protein MNSPSFDLGPEPGSLAGSAVQPRQWQVLLLQLLRRRLLQPHPNGHDVLINAGPGAGKTLGALLGFQRLHRDGHLSRFVVFCHRSSIGGQWQASSARLGLRLALWEPEQPQRSADSHGLLITYQSASRHSERLAALLADPGLGAWMAIADEVHHLGLDPDEPEASAWGHAFSRLTATAGLRLGLTGTPFRADNLAFCAARRVQATEGDTTVERIVPDLSVEPQELIAAGDVRPLEFRFQDGCVDHGRRPDDPDGETSPLSAEERESWRARNLRRAIQLGDSSSIALHLLIRARRKLEEVRQEHPEAGGLVIARDIAHARRITGLLEEEGDRVQLVHSQDPEANDRLQAFQRGEGRWLVSIDMCAEGFDAPRLRVVAYLTTVVTRTRFLQGITRAVRMDGSRAALEPVPRQCSYVFAPADPLLMCYARSWSLSEPYLIRSRISEQAPESAGSMPSTGLPLQALRDRAGDVIRLGGPQLPDFLRRSA